The following are encoded together in the Mesoterricola sediminis genome:
- the nrfD gene encoding NrfD/PsrC family molybdoenzyme membrane anchor subunit, with protein sequence MHEPVWEFLIVNYLFLGGLSAGIFFVSALCTWLQTDGQASYPRIARTGALLAPWPVALGSFLLIFDLGKWWRFWKLFATFRWESPMSIGSWLLMLFTGLTLLNAYAWLSEAERTRLFAKLPATFPGRQRLLALHPSLTAWRRNLAMLGFPLAVGVGIYTGVLLGAVQARPFWNTNLVAQLFLFSALSTGTAALILARMLEKGDKDLAEFRFLYTLDICLIALECFIVLPYLIHGQLSSLAVREALDLILGGRYTFAFWGLFLVPGLLAPLAIELWEFRPVLLGRGTLHITRNLALAAAGLVIFGGYVLRYVFVFAGQASGFK encoded by the coding sequence ATGCACGAACCGGTCTGGGAATTCCTCATCGTCAACTACCTTTTCCTGGGCGGCCTCTCCGCCGGGATCTTCTTCGTGTCCGCCCTGTGCACCTGGCTCCAGACGGATGGCCAGGCCTCGTACCCCCGCATCGCCCGCACCGGCGCCCTGCTGGCGCCCTGGCCGGTGGCCCTGGGCAGCTTCCTCCTGATCTTCGACCTGGGGAAGTGGTGGCGCTTCTGGAAGCTCTTCGCCACCTTCCGGTGGGAGTCGCCCATGTCCATCGGGAGCTGGCTCCTGATGCTCTTCACGGGCCTCACCCTCCTGAACGCGTACGCCTGGCTGTCCGAGGCGGAGCGGACCCGCCTCTTCGCCAAGCTCCCCGCAACTTTCCCTGGCCGGCAGCGGCTCCTGGCCCTGCATCCGAGCCTGACGGCCTGGAGGCGGAACCTAGCCATGCTCGGCTTCCCCCTGGCCGTGGGGGTGGGCATCTACACGGGCGTCCTCCTGGGCGCCGTCCAGGCCCGGCCCTTCTGGAACACGAACCTGGTGGCCCAGCTCTTCCTCTTCAGCGCCCTCTCCACGGGCACGGCCGCGCTCATCCTGGCGCGCATGCTGGAGAAGGGGGACAAGGACCTGGCCGAGTTCCGCTTTCTCTACACCCTGGACATCTGCCTGATCGCCCTGGAGTGCTTCATCGTCCTGCCGTACCTCATCCACGGCCAGCTCTCCTCCCTGGCGGTGCGGGAGGCCCTGGACCTCATCCTCGGCGGCCGCTACACCTTCGCCTTCTGGGGCCTCTTCCTGGTGCCGGGGCTGCTGGCCCCCCTGGCCATTGAGTTGTGGGAGTTCCGCCCGGTGCTGCTGGGCCGGGGCACCCTCCACATCACCCGCAACCTGGCCCTGGCCGCGGCCGGCCTGGTCATCTTCGGCGGCTACGTGCTCCGCTACGTCTTCGTGTTCGCGGGCCAGGCCAGCGGGTTCAAGTGA
- a CDS encoding 4Fe-4S dicluster domain-containing protein — MPKNPTRRYIMVLDSRKCIDCKACVVACKAENRVPLGRFRNWINAEREGAFPRLRASFDPEQCHHCENPSCVRVCPTGASWQREDGIVMVREADCIGCKYCMVACPYGARFFNEETKVVDKCTFCAHRVDRGEVPACVETCPSRVRTFGDAADPKSPVHALLEGRRYRVLKPQTGNGPQLYYLL; from the coding sequence ATGCCCAAGAACCCCACCCGACGCTACATCATGGTCCTGGACTCCAGGAAATGCATCGACTGCAAGGCCTGCGTCGTGGCCTGCAAGGCCGAGAACCGGGTCCCCCTGGGCCGGTTCCGCAACTGGATCAACGCCGAGCGCGAGGGGGCCTTCCCCCGCCTCCGGGCCTCCTTCGACCCCGAGCAGTGCCACCACTGTGAGAACCCGAGCTGCGTGCGGGTCTGCCCCACGGGCGCCAGCTGGCAGCGGGAGGACGGCATCGTGATGGTGCGCGAGGCCGACTGCATCGGCTGCAAGTACTGCATGGTGGCCTGCCCCTATGGGGCCCGCTTCTTCAACGAGGAGACGAAGGTCGTCGACAAATGCACCTTCTGCGCCCACCGGGTCGACCGGGGGGAGGTCCCCGCCTGCGTGGAGACCTGCCCCAGCCGGGTGCGCACCTTCGGGGACGCGGCCGATCCGAAGAGCCCCGTCCACGCCCTCCTGGAAGGGCGGCGCTACCGCGTCCTGAAACCCCAGACGGGCAACGGCCCGCAGCTTTACTACCTCCTGTAG
- a CDS encoding molybdopterin-dependent oxidoreductase, which produces MDRRLFLQMVGAGGLAATSVACPRFLSKAKGGPEPPAPFGIPTSCELCPNKCSVLAMVEDGRVRKLNPNPENPKSRGMLCARGNAAIQQVYDPDRLKQPLIRAGARGEGKWRPVSWDEAFDYAAARLRVTRDKYGPEGTLWSSTEGFQEVFFKNLGMAFGSPNILRHPSLCLASVNLAYSVTFGTVPSFDLLNAKYVIMAGANRFESIITPDTMDLIGGVMERKAKFVYLDPRFTVTASKADEWYPIRPGTDMAFILAMIQVIISEERHDKVFVDQWTLGFEQLAEHVKGCTPEWAEGETGIPARDIRRIAREFADAGHRAVFYAGRRSSWYQNDFQMRRAQAILNAIVGNWDREGGMVPNRKVAKGEFLFLPWDDPKASRVDEIEKAFPLASAKDGAYLPLRENVLKGKPYPVKAWMIYKQDPLNAVPDQGKTLRMMEGMDFIGVVDIAMSDTAWYADVVFPESHYLERTDPIEVMPGIWPAAVLRQQVVKPIHDTRPCLEIAQGLAKRLGLSDYFDYTIDQWIEAEAKELPVENGLEYMKKHGVVAFSEPKYGTTRNAVYRFVTKSGKIELFSERLQEAGHDPLPAYAAPAQPPAGRYRMILGRKATMTHAALANLPWLHEHNPENDLWLNAGEAARLGIRTGDLVEVSSTAGTVRLKARATEEIRPDCVFMLHGFGKKSPWLRSVHNVGAADAVLLETAWDKVSGNAAMHETFVKVVKV; this is translated from the coding sequence ATGGACCGTCGCCTCTTCCTCCAGATGGTGGGCGCCGGCGGCCTCGCCGCCACGAGCGTCGCCTGTCCCCGGTTCCTGTCCAAGGCCAAGGGCGGGCCCGAGCCGCCCGCGCCCTTCGGCATCCCCACCTCCTGCGAGCTCTGTCCCAACAAGTGCTCCGTCCTCGCCATGGTGGAGGATGGCCGGGTTCGGAAACTCAACCCCAACCCGGAAAACCCCAAGTCCCGGGGCATGCTCTGCGCCCGGGGCAACGCCGCCATCCAGCAGGTGTACGACCCCGACCGGCTCAAGCAGCCCCTGATCCGGGCCGGCGCGCGCGGGGAAGGGAAGTGGCGGCCCGTCTCCTGGGACGAGGCCTTCGACTACGCGGCGGCCAGGCTCCGGGTGACCCGGGACAAGTACGGCCCCGAGGGGACGCTGTGGTCCAGCACCGAGGGGTTCCAGGAAGTCTTCTTCAAGAACCTGGGCATGGCTTTCGGCAGCCCCAACATCCTCCGCCACCCGAGCCTCTGCCTCGCCTCGGTGAACCTCGCCTACTCGGTGACGTTCGGCACCGTGCCCAGCTTCGACCTGCTCAACGCCAAGTATGTGATCATGGCCGGCGCGAACCGTTTCGAGAGCATCATCACGCCCGACACCATGGACCTCATCGGCGGGGTGATGGAGCGGAAGGCCAAGTTCGTCTACCTCGATCCCCGCTTCACCGTGACGGCCTCCAAGGCCGACGAGTGGTATCCCATCCGCCCCGGGACGGACATGGCGTTCATCCTGGCCATGATCCAGGTGATCATCTCCGAGGAACGCCACGACAAGGTCTTCGTCGACCAGTGGACGCTGGGTTTCGAGCAGCTCGCGGAGCACGTCAAGGGCTGCACCCCGGAATGGGCCGAGGGCGAGACCGGCATCCCGGCCCGGGACATCCGCCGCATCGCGCGTGAGTTCGCCGACGCCGGCCACCGCGCCGTCTTCTATGCCGGGCGGCGGTCCAGCTGGTACCAGAACGACTTCCAGATGCGCCGCGCCCAGGCCATCCTGAACGCCATCGTCGGCAACTGGGACCGGGAGGGCGGGATGGTGCCCAACCGGAAGGTGGCCAAGGGCGAGTTCCTCTTCCTGCCCTGGGACGACCCCAAGGCGTCCCGGGTGGACGAGATCGAGAAGGCCTTTCCCCTGGCCAGCGCCAAGGACGGCGCCTACCTGCCCCTGCGCGAGAACGTGCTGAAGGGCAAGCCCTACCCGGTGAAGGCCTGGATGATCTACAAGCAGGACCCCCTCAACGCCGTGCCGGACCAGGGCAAGACCCTGCGGATGATGGAGGGGATGGACTTCATCGGGGTCGTGGACATCGCCATGAGCGACACGGCCTGGTACGCCGACGTGGTCTTTCCCGAGAGCCACTACCTGGAGCGCACGGACCCGATCGAGGTGATGCCCGGCATCTGGCCCGCGGCGGTGCTCCGCCAGCAGGTGGTCAAGCCCATCCACGACACCAGGCCATGCCTGGAGATCGCCCAGGGGCTGGCGAAGCGGCTGGGCCTCTCGGACTACTTCGACTACACCATCGACCAGTGGATCGAGGCCGAGGCCAAGGAGCTTCCGGTGGAGAACGGCCTGGAGTACATGAAGAAGCACGGCGTCGTCGCCTTCAGCGAGCCCAAGTACGGGACCACGCGCAACGCGGTCTACCGGTTCGTCACCAAGAGCGGGAAGATCGAGCTCTTCTCCGAACGTCTCCAGGAGGCCGGCCACGACCCGCTGCCGGCCTACGCGGCGCCGGCCCAGCCCCCCGCGGGGCGCTACCGCATGATCCTGGGCCGGAAGGCCACCATGACCCACGCGGCCCTGGCCAACCTCCCCTGGCTCCACGAGCACAACCCCGAGAACGATCTCTGGCTCAACGCGGGCGAGGCCGCCCGGCTCGGCATCCGCACCGGGGACCTGGTCGAGGTGAGCAGCACGGCCGGAACGGTCCGCCTCAAGGCCCGCGCCACCGAGGAGATCCGCCCCGACTGCGTGTTCATGCTGCACGGCTTCGGGAAGAAGTCCCCCTGGCTCCGCTCGGTCCACAACGTGGGCGCCGCCGACGCGGTGCTGCTCGAGACCGCCTGGGACAAGGTGAGCGGGAACGCCGCCATGCACGAGACGTTCGTCAAGGTCGTGAAGGTGTGA
- a CDS encoding DUF3373 family protein — MTMTRIALALAVLAPALSAQEDLKKQLEDLKKQVAVLEEKAKDQEKTLTKVETKVAQDNIAWGGDLRTRFDSAQWHFKPYKQFMGFVQNPSMSPSNPYPFMPLAQQMPDQDWSNSVQWSTRLRLRMTMNISEHAKIMGRLTMYKVHGGADTPIFNGSPNTVQNSFNSGKVPATDALHVERASFVYDWPALGVLSIGRQNTSDGPPYEVREGGERQATPQALAVNAMVDGIGWKFHLEPLGFPEHSLLGFCYGVGYESGFGGGGLVKSSAAVVGFNFTNATQANPAAATMQVNPIGSLKDSTVLGAMLDVPFLFEGFGTVHAANLYVGYNRFGNMTDIPFGSLSNFPVPAQPGMGGMPSIQYVTATNNLGDMDQWTATWKHRIGDAFTYFASFGYIKSHPNGKTSQYGAYWDMPAGYGGPGVQLTGFGGLLGDKDHSQTANAYWVGARWDVLSNLGLGLEFNHGSPKWFTYSPATGEAMEKLSTRGDVLEAYVHWEFARNVALRVGYLDYKYSHAFSGWHIAPAPMAGSWDAAYDLNNNPMLQYASPSGIKNTYVSLEVKF; from the coding sequence ATGACCATGACCCGCATCGCCCTCGCCCTCGCCGTCCTCGCCCCGGCGCTCTCCGCCCAGGAGGATCTGAAGAAGCAGCTGGAGGACCTCAAGAAGCAGGTGGCCGTCCTCGAAGAGAAGGCCAAGGACCAGGAGAAGACCCTCACCAAGGTCGAGACCAAGGTGGCCCAGGACAACATCGCCTGGGGCGGCGACCTCCGGACCCGCTTCGATTCCGCCCAGTGGCACTTCAAGCCGTACAAGCAGTTCATGGGGTTCGTGCAGAACCCGTCCATGAGCCCCAGCAACCCCTATCCCTTCATGCCCCTGGCCCAGCAGATGCCCGACCAGGACTGGAGCAATTCGGTCCAGTGGAGCACCCGGCTCCGCCTGCGCATGACCATGAACATCAGCGAACACGCCAAGATCATGGGCCGCCTGACCATGTACAAGGTCCACGGCGGGGCCGACACCCCGATCTTCAACGGCTCGCCGAACACGGTCCAGAACTCCTTCAACAGCGGCAAGGTGCCGGCCACCGACGCCCTGCACGTGGAGCGCGCCAGCTTCGTCTACGACTGGCCCGCCCTCGGCGTCCTCTCCATCGGGCGCCAGAACACCTCCGACGGGCCGCCCTACGAGGTCCGCGAGGGCGGCGAGCGGCAGGCGACGCCCCAGGCCCTGGCGGTCAACGCCATGGTCGACGGGATCGGCTGGAAGTTCCACCTGGAGCCCCTGGGCTTCCCCGAGCATTCCCTCCTCGGCTTCTGCTACGGGGTGGGCTACGAGAGCGGCTTCGGCGGGGGCGGCCTGGTCAAGTCCAGCGCCGCGGTGGTGGGCTTCAACTTCACCAATGCCACCCAGGCCAATCCGGCCGCCGCGACCATGCAGGTGAACCCCATCGGCTCCCTCAAGGACAGCACCGTCCTGGGCGCCATGCTGGACGTCCCCTTCCTCTTCGAGGGCTTCGGGACGGTCCACGCGGCCAACCTGTACGTGGGCTACAACCGCTTCGGGAACATGACCGACATCCCCTTCGGGAGCCTGTCGAACTTCCCCGTGCCCGCCCAGCCAGGCATGGGCGGCATGCCCAGCATCCAGTACGTCACGGCCACCAACAACCTGGGCGACATGGACCAGTGGACGGCCACCTGGAAGCACCGCATCGGCGACGCCTTCACCTACTTCGCCAGCTTCGGCTACATCAAGAGCCATCCCAACGGCAAGACCAGCCAGTACGGCGCCTACTGGGACATGCCGGCCGGCTACGGCGGCCCCGGCGTCCAGCTCACGGGCTTCGGCGGCCTCCTGGGCGACAAGGACCACAGCCAGACCGCGAACGCCTACTGGGTGGGCGCCCGCTGGGACGTCCTGTCGAACCTGGGCCTGGGCCTGGAGTTCAACCACGGCTCGCCCAAGTGGTTCACCTACAGCCCCGCCACCGGCGAGGCCATGGAGAAGCTGTCCACCCGCGGCGACGTGCTCGAGGCCTACGTCCACTGGGAATTCGCCCGGAACGTGGCCCTGCGCGTGGGCTATCTGGACTACAAGTACTCCCACGCCTTCAGCGGCTGGCACATCGCCCCCGCGCCCATGGCCGGGAGCTGGGACGCCGCCTACGACCTCAACAACAACCCCATGCTGCAGTACGCGTCGCCCTCGGGCATCAAGAACACGTACGTCAGCCTGGAAGTGAAGTTCTGA
- a CDS encoding c-type cytochrome codes for MKVLSILTAAALLALPLSAEPKGSDTKGKFYFKKQCKTCHEKGAAALTPLSRTQAQWRKFFDAGKHKGEAMAPKLATPEQLLDIKTFLINHASDSPQPETCGG; via the coding sequence ATGAAAGTCCTTTCCATCCTCACAGCGGCGGCCCTGCTCGCCCTGCCCCTGTCCGCCGAGCCCAAGGGCAGCGACACCAAGGGCAAGTTCTACTTCAAGAAGCAGTGCAAGACCTGCCACGAGAAGGGCGCGGCGGCCCTGACGCCCCTCTCCAGGACCCAGGCCCAGTGGCGCAAGTTCTTCGACGCCGGCAAGCACAAGGGCGAGGCCATGGCGCCGAAGCTCGCCACGCCGGAGCAGCTCCTGGACATCAAGACCTTCCTGATCAACCACGCCTCCGATTCCCCCCAGCCCGAGACCTGCGGCGGCTGA
- a CDS encoding LOG family protein translates to MSASLCVFTGSSDARDPRHADLARELGRAMARRGIRLVYGGGNCGLMGLLADAVLEGGGQVTGVIPRALVARERAHRGLTELIVTEDMHARKARMVNLSDAFLAMPGGYGTLDELFEVTTWRQLGIHTKPVGLLDRGGFWGGLLAFLDRASEAGFIGADGPRLVHGEDVDGVLTELMGQAIN, encoded by the coding sequence ATGAGCGCCAGTCTTTGTGTCTTCACCGGCAGCAGCGACGCCCGGGATCCGCGGCACGCGGATCTGGCCCGGGAGCTGGGGCGGGCCATGGCCCGCCGGGGCATCCGCCTCGTCTACGGGGGCGGGAACTGCGGCCTCATGGGTCTCCTGGCCGACGCGGTCCTGGAGGGCGGGGGCCAGGTGACGGGCGTCATCCCCCGGGCCCTCGTGGCCCGGGAGCGGGCCCACCGCGGCCTCACGGAGCTCATCGTCACCGAGGACATGCACGCCCGGAAGGCCCGCATGGTGAACCTCTCCGACGCCTTCCTGGCCATGCCGGGGGGGTACGGGACGCTGGACGAACTCTTCGAGGTGACCACGTGGCGGCAGCTGGGCATCCACACCAAGCCCGTGGGTCTCCTGGACCGCGGCGGCTTCTGGGGCGGGCTCCTGGCCTTCCTGGACCGCGCCTCGGAGGCCGGGTTCATCGGCGCCGACGGGCCGCGGCTCGTGCACGGCGAGGACGTGGACGGCGTCCTCACGGAGCTCATGGGCCAAGCAATCAACTAA
- a CDS encoding MBL fold metallo-hydrolase, with translation MYKLETFAVGPLGCNCSLLWDPEAGTGVVVDPGGDGARIAARVQALGFRVRALLHTHAHFDHVGATRELQDLWQCPALLHEGDRFLLDALDMQTGLFGMDPIPRPETAGLAHGDVLEGLKTLHTPGHTPGSCCFHGAFERGGVVLAGDTLFQGGVGRTDLWGGSWEHLEESIHRELYALPDATLVIPGHGPSTTIGGEARENPYVRRTGRS, from the coding sequence GTGTACAAGCTCGAGACCTTTGCTGTCGGCCCGCTCGGATGCAACTGCTCGCTCCTGTGGGATCCCGAGGCCGGGACCGGCGTCGTGGTGGACCCGGGCGGCGACGGCGCCCGGATCGCCGCCCGCGTCCAGGCCCTGGGCTTCCGGGTCCGCGCCCTCCTCCACACCCACGCCCACTTCGACCACGTCGGCGCCACCCGGGAGCTGCAGGACCTGTGGCAGTGCCCCGCCCTCCTCCACGAGGGGGACCGCTTCCTCCTGGACGCCCTGGACATGCAGACCGGACTCTTCGGCATGGACCCCATCCCCCGCCCCGAGACCGCGGGCCTGGCCCACGGGGACGTCCTGGAGGGGCTGAAGACCCTCCACACCCCGGGCCACACGCCGGGCTCCTGCTGCTTCCACGGGGCCTTCGAGCGCGGCGGGGTCGTCCTGGCCGGCGACACCCTCTTCCAGGGCGGCGTGGGGCGCACGGACCTGTGGGGCGGCAGCTGGGAGCACCTGGAGGAGAGCATCCACCGGGAGCTCTACGCCCTGCCCGACGCCACCCTCGTCATCCCCGGCCACGGCCCCTCCACCACCATCGGCGGCGAGGCGCGGGAGAACCCCTACGTGCGCCGGACCGGAAGGAGCTGA
- a CDS encoding MBL fold metallo-hydrolase encodes MRLGDWDATIVSAGTFRLDGGSMFGTVPRVVWERLCPADAEHRILMDTNVLLLRGRGRTILVDTGNGDKEPEAFRERFAMGPRGALEAGLRAAGVTPGDVDTVLLTHLHFDHAGGVTRLDADGQAVPTFPRARHLLQARDLANATSGFIRERASYLPWNWEPLQAAGLLDLVDGPHEVLPGLRLRPVPGHTPGLQAVEVEGGGRRLVYLADLIPTSHHIQPAWCMGYDLDVPTCVAERQQLLSEVAGTDTILVFEHDPEVRAGTVAADAKGRYRVTPVDL; translated from the coding sequence ATGCGGCTGGGAGACTGGGACGCCACGATCGTCAGCGCCGGCACCTTCCGCCTGGACGGCGGGAGCATGTTCGGCACGGTGCCGCGGGTGGTGTGGGAGCGCCTGTGCCCCGCCGACGCGGAGCACCGGATCCTCATGGACACCAACGTCCTCCTCCTCCGGGGCCGGGGCCGCACGATCCTGGTGGACACCGGGAACGGCGACAAGGAGCCCGAGGCCTTCCGGGAGCGGTTCGCCATGGGCCCCCGGGGCGCCCTGGAGGCCGGCCTTCGCGCGGCCGGGGTGACGCCCGGCGACGTGGACACCGTCCTCCTGACCCACCTCCATTTCGACCACGCCGGGGGCGTCACCCGCCTGGACGCGGACGGCCAGGCCGTGCCCACCTTCCCCCGCGCCCGCCACCTGCTCCAGGCCCGGGACCTGGCCAACGCCACCTCCGGCTTCATCCGGGAACGGGCCTCGTACCTGCCCTGGAACTGGGAGCCCCTGCAGGCCGCCGGCCTCCTGGACCTGGTGGACGGGCCCCACGAGGTCCTGCCGGGCCTCCGCCTCCGCCCGGTGCCCGGCCACACGCCCGGCCTTCAGGCGGTGGAGGTGGAGGGCGGCGGCCGCAGGCTCGTCTACCTCGCCGACCTCATCCCCACCAGCCACCACATCCAGCCGGCCTGGTGCATGGGCTACGACCTGGACGTGCCCACCTGCGTGGCGGAGCGCCAGCAGCTCCTCTCCGAGGTCGCGGGCACGGACACGATCCTCGTCTTCGAGCACGACCCGGAGGTCCGAGCCGGAACGGTGGCCGCGGACGCCAAGGGCCGCTACCGGGTGACCCCGGTCGACCTCTGA
- a CDS encoding type IV pilus twitching motility protein PilT yields MAKIDKFLQQMVLRGATVLRLDPGECPVAEVAGGHRISLSSQELLGSVLDALAKEILPGEHHAEFARGSKVSFDYALDGARYQVLVCRTTLGTRIAVARFGGAPAAGAEPSEGIEGLVMRLLSEGGSDLYLTVDEPPLLRVAGGVESVEDFGKATARRIQEAAQAWAPARAWEAFSAGQDVEFARVDPALPCRLRVSLFHDHAGPGLALRVIPREVPDPASLGLPDTVRRLAGLNKGLILLNGPMGSGKSTTLASLLALANQVRPAFIVTIQDAVEFEYPDGTCIIRQREVGGDLARHHQAIRSAIKQAPDILAAGPIRDAETLDLCLQAVQTGRVVIATHAAATREETLASLAGYFPPDQRRRVLARISESLNAIVGHTLLPRVGGGQVVAFETFFNNPGIAALIRTDRLSQLQDAMRQSRYGQVTHEEALVALVEENKVAPMEAYLRCHDRGAFISACHRSEIEFDPRGAGQTVTEV; encoded by the coding sequence ATGGCAAAAATCGACAAGTTCCTCCAGCAGATGGTGCTCCGGGGCGCGACGGTGCTGCGCCTGGACCCAGGCGAGTGCCCCGTGGCGGAAGTGGCGGGGGGCCACCGGATCTCCCTCTCGAGCCAGGAGCTGCTGGGTTCCGTGCTCGACGCCCTCGCCAAGGAGATCCTGCCCGGGGAGCACCACGCCGAGTTCGCCCGGGGCTCCAAGGTCAGCTTCGACTACGCCCTGGACGGCGCCCGGTACCAGGTCCTGGTGTGCCGGACGACGCTGGGGACCCGGATCGCCGTGGCCCGCTTCGGGGGGGCCCCCGCCGCGGGGGCGGAACCGTCGGAAGGCATCGAGGGCCTCGTGATGCGCCTCCTCTCCGAGGGGGGTTCGGACCTGTACCTCACCGTGGACGAGCCGCCCCTGCTGCGCGTGGCCGGCGGCGTCGAGTCCGTGGAGGACTTCGGCAAGGCCACCGCCCGCCGGATCCAGGAGGCCGCCCAGGCCTGGGCTCCGGCGCGGGCCTGGGAGGCCTTTTCCGCCGGCCAGGACGTGGAGTTCGCCCGGGTGGACCCCGCGCTGCCGTGCCGCCTGCGGGTCAGCCTCTTCCACGACCACGCGGGGCCCGGCCTGGCCCTGCGCGTGATCCCGCGGGAGGTGCCGGACCCGGCCAGCCTCGGCCTCCCGGACACCGTCCGGCGCCTGGCGGGCCTGAACAAGGGGCTCATCCTCCTCAACGGCCCCATGGGCAGCGGCAAGTCCACCACCCTGGCCAGCCTCCTGGCCCTGGCCAACCAGGTGCGGCCGGCCTTCATCGTGACCATCCAGGACGCCGTCGAGTTCGAGTACCCCGACGGGACCTGCATCATCCGGCAGCGGGAGGTGGGCGGGGACCTGGCCCGGCACCACCAGGCCATCCGGTCCGCCATCAAGCAGGCCCCGGACATCCTGGCCGCGGGGCCCATCCGGGACGCCGAGACCCTCGATCTCTGCCTCCAGGCCGTCCAGACCGGCCGGGTGGTGATCGCCACCCACGCCGCCGCGACCCGGGAGGAGACCCTGGCCTCGCTGGCCGGCTATTTCCCGCCCGACCAGCGCCGGCGGGTCCTGGCCCGGATCTCCGAGTCCCTCAACGCCATCGTGGGGCACACGCTCCTGCCCCGGGTCGGGGGCGGGCAGGTGGTGGCCTTCGAGACCTTCTTCAACAACCCCGGCATCGCCGCCCTCATCCGCACGGACCGCCTCAGCCAGCTCCAGGACGCCATGCGGCAGAGCCGCTACGGGCAGGTCACCCACGAGGAGGCCCTGGTGGCCCTCGTGGAGGAGAACAAGGTGGCGCCCATGGAGGCCTACCTGCGCTGCCACGACCGGGGCGCCTTCATCTCGGCCTGCCACCGCTCGGAGATCGAGTTCGACCCGCGGGGCGCGGGCCAGACCGTCACCGAGGTCTGA